One Candidatus Anaeroferrophillus wilburensis genomic window carries:
- the buk gene encoding butyrate kinase: protein MILALNVGSTSVKIALAAADKVLCQESFPLAIADRETLFHQDCFAVEVDRLEEAVCRFLSSCGRFLEEVAIVVSRGGLQRPGDAGSYLITEPMLDDLRRGTYGKHPSSLGPVLAARLALRAGCLAVAVDPPSTDEFIALARPSGLPDLERVSAFHALSHKAAGRQAAAALGKEYDHCRLIVAHLGGGITVGAHCLGKVIDCTNGLSEGPFSPERAGSLPTMELFVLALAHADCRERFEKRLVGEGGLQAYLGTKDALVVEQRIADGDNQAALIYETMAYQIAKDIGSMAAVLAGQVDAVVLTGSLARSAMLLGWLRSRIEFLGPLFIYPGECEMTALLATADRVLAGEEKLQSYPP, encoded by the coding sequence ATGATTCTGGCGCTCAATGTAGGTTCCACATCGGTAAAGATCGCCCTTGCAGCAGCGGACAAGGTTTTGTGCCAGGAAAGTTTTCCCCTGGCCATCGCTGACCGGGAGACCCTTTTTCACCAGGATTGTTTTGCTGTCGAGGTGGACCGGCTTGAAGAAGCCGTCTGCCGGTTCCTTTCCAGTTGCGGCCGGTTTTTGGAAGAGGTTGCCATTGTTGTCAGTCGTGGTGGCTTGCAGCGGCCCGGAGATGCCGGCAGTTACCTCATTACGGAGCCGATGCTTGATGATCTGCGTCGGGGAACGTATGGCAAGCATCCCTCCTCCCTGGGGCCGGTGCTGGCTGCCCGCCTGGCCCTCCGAGCCGGTTGTTTGGCTGTTGCTGTTGATCCGCCGTCTACTGATGAATTTATTGCCCTGGCCCGCCCCTCCGGACTTCCCGACCTGGAGCGGGTCAGCGCTTTCCATGCTCTCAGTCACAAGGCTGCCGGTCGTCAGGCAGCTGCAGCGTTGGGGAAGGAGTACGACCACTGTCGGCTGATAGTTGCCCATCTGGGCGGCGGGATAACCGTTGGCGCCCATTGTTTAGGAAAGGTCATTGATTGTACCAATGGTCTCAGCGAGGGGCCTTTTTCCCCGGAACGGGCCGGCTCCCTGCCCACTATGGAACTTTTTGTCCTGGCTCTGGCCCATGCCGATTGCCGTGAACGATTTGAAAAGCGGCTGGTGGGCGAGGGCGGCCTACAGGCTTATCTGGGAACCAAAGATGCTCTGGTGGTTGAACAGCGCATTGCCGATGGCGACAATCAAGCAGCGCTGATTTACGAGACAATGGCCTACCAGATTGCCAAAGATATTGGTTCCATGGCCGCGGTTCTGGCGGGGCAGGTGGATGCTGTGGTGCTGACCGGATCGCTGGCCAGATCGGCCATGCTGCTTGGCTGGCTCAGAAGCCGGATCGAATTCCTTGGGCCGCTTTTCATCTACCCCGGCGAATGTGAGATGACAGCCCTGCTGGCTACCGCCGACCGTGTCCTTGCCGGTGAGGAAAAACTGCAATCCTATCCACCCTGA
- a CDS encoding transcriptional regulator: MSTESASIRQQIIELLTEKHLGAWELSQDLGIREAEVYHHLDHVARSLASRNRRLEMVPASCLACGYQFIKRRRHTPPGRCPRCKSSHLSQPRYRVR; encoded by the coding sequence ATGTCAACAGAGAGCGCCAGCATCCGGCAGCAGATAATTGAGCTGCTGACCGAAAAGCATCTCGGAGCCTGGGAACTGTCGCAGGACCTGGGGATCAGGGAAGCGGAGGTCTATCATCATCTGGACCATGTCGCCCGCTCCCTGGCATCCCGGAACCGGCGGCTGGAGATGGTGCCGGCCAGCTGCTTGGCCTGCGGCTATCAGTTTATTAAACGCCGCCGCCATACGCCCCCCGGCCGCTGCCCACGCTGCAAAAGCTCCCATCTTTCACAACCGCGCTACCGTGTTCGCTGA